The stretch of DNA AGCATGCCGGCAGGATCTTCATTCTCGCGACCGTGCTGGAACTCATCTACCAGCCACTCGTTCTGCATGCGTTTTATCCGGGAGAAATGCTGATTGTCGCGTTTGTGCTGGCGATTGTGCCTTACGTTCTGGTACGCGGGCCGACGAATCGCATTGCGCATCTCTTTATTAAAAACGCGAACAAGGCTGCTTCCGCTCCAGCCGGGGTTGGTAGCCGGGTAAAGCGGAAACCTGCTTAAAGAAACTTTTGCTCCGCCAGCCCTAGCCTTTCTTCTTCGGCTTCATCATTTGCCACTGCTCTTCCGTCAGCATATCGCCCATATGCCCGAACTCGCTTGCGCCTTTGAGTTGCTCGCCGCCGTCCATAACGATTTGTTCTCCGTTCACGTAGCCTGATCGGTCGCTCAGCACAAAGGCCGCCAGGTCGGCCAGCTCTTCATGCGTGCCAAAACGTCCCAGAGGATTTTTCTTCTTTGCGATTTCTTCCAGGGATTTCACGGGCATCAACCGCGAGAATGCGCCTTCTGTCGGGACCGGACCGGGCGCGATGGCGTTAAATCGAATTCCGTATTTCCCCCACTCCACCGCGAGGCTGCGCGTCATGTTCAACACGCCCGCCTTGGCCACCGACGAAGGCACCACATAAGGCGAGCCCCACTGGGCGTACGTGGTGGTGATGCTCAGGACGCTGGCTTTGCGCTTTTCTTTGATCCACCGCTTGCCGCACGCCATGGTGCAATGAAGCGTGCCCATGAGCACGATTCCGATCACAGCTTCAAACGCTCCAATGGAAAGCTCTTCTGTGCGGCAGAGAAAATTACCGGCAGCGTTGTTCACCAGCGCGTCCAGCGGCCCATCTTGCCAGATCTCGTCGATCATGGCATTGACTCGCTGATTATCGCGAACATCGCAGGAAAACGTCTTCACCGTCCCGCCAGTAGCTTTGCTTAGCTCATCGGCGGCTTCCGTAAGCACGTCTTCGCGCCGTCCGCAGATGTATAGCGATGCGCCCAGTTCAAGGAAGCGTTTGCCCATGCTCTTGCCCAGGCCGGTTGCCCCGCCGGTGACCAGAATTCTCTTGCCTGCGAGTAAGTTCTTTTCAAACACAGGTGTTTGTCCTTCTTCTTAATAGAGTGTCGAAACATCGTACATGGCAGATGGGCTTACTTGCCAGCGCGACGACCCGGCCGCGGACGCTGCGAATACCAAACTTTCATCCTGCCTCTCGCACCGCGACCAGCGGCAGGTCGAGTTCCGCCGCCCATTTTTCCCAGGACGCGGCTTTGCGTTGGAGAAAGATGCGTTCAAGTGCTGTGCGGTCCGCTTTCTTGAGGCCAAGTTCAGACAGCAGCTTTTGCGCAAAATGCGGCTCCAGCGCCGCTACGGCAATCCATCCATCGTTGGTCCGATAAAAACCATAAAGCGGGTACGCTCCTCCCAGCAATCCGTTGGACGTTGTAAGACCGGCTTTGAGCGGCATCGCCAGATCGCGCGCGCATTCATGAAGGGAAACCCACGCGCAGCCTGCCTCGCCTTTGCGCGCCGATCGATTCAGAAGCGCCAGCGCCATGCTTACAGCCCTTTCAGCACCCGCAAGGTCGATAAACAAAGTTGGCGGCATCTGCGGCGGCCGCACCAGCCCCAAATCACACTGATAGGTCAGATCGTGGCCGGTACGCTCCTGGTGTGGAGCAGGGTATCCAATGATCCCTACAAAACACAGCTTGGGATGGCGAGCATGCAGACTTTCCCAATCCAGCCGCAGCCTCTGCAATGCCGACGGACGAAATGACGCGAGCAACAAGTCCGCCTTCGCCAGCAAATCATCCAGCTCTGCGCGTCCTTCCGGAGATTTAAGATCCAGGCGCAATACCGTTTGCCCTTGGCAGAGCGATTCGTACAATGCTGGCGCAGCGATCTTGGTGGCGTCTCCAGTCGGTGGCTCGACTTTAGTGACCTCAGCCCCAAGCTTGGTCAGGCGCGCCGCTGTCACAGGCCCGGGAACATTCAGCGCCAGGCTTACGATCTTTACTCCCTGCAAGAGAGTCGTATTATCACTCGTGGTCATGCTGTACTTTCTCCCTGAGTCTCAAGCGAAGCAAAAGATTGCAATGATCATAGAAACAGAATCGGAGCTGCAATGAAAACGCTATTTGTTCCTACGCATTTTTAAGGTAACAGTAGGGTACCCTCGCTCTCGGGTTGTAAAAAAGCCCGGATTGCTCCGGGCTTTGCCTGGGGGAGGGCAGTTCGACTTACTTTGTGCCGGGCGCTGCATCTTGTTTGGCTTCTGCTGGCTTGGCTTCCACGGGCTTGCCTTCCGCGTCGTACACTTCAACAGTCCCGTACTTGGCCACCGCGTCGCGCACCTGCTTGGCATCGCCCACCACTACAACCTGCAAATGGTCCAGATCAACATACTTTCGCGCCATCCGCTGGACTGTGTCAGCGTCCACCTTGGCCAACTCGTCTGAGTAATGGTCCCAATAGTCCTTGCTCAGGCCGTAATACTTCACCGCCATCCAACTGTTGACGATTCCCGCCGGGTTCTCCAGGGACAGCGCAAAGCTGGAGATGATAGAGCGCTTGGATTCTTCCAGTTCGCCCTGGGGAACTTTCTCGTCCCGCAGCCGCTTGAACTCATACATCAGCTCATGCAGTGATCCGTCAGTCACTGCGTTGCGCACTTCTGTATTGGCCACAAACGACCCGGGATAGAGATCGCTGCTCACTCGGCTGTAAGCCCCGTAGGTGTAGCCCTTTTCTTCGCGAAGATTGGAAAAGAGTCGCGCCGCCGCTCCGCCGCCCAGAATGCGGTTCATCACGACCAGTGGGATATAGTCAGGATCAGACCGTTTAAGCGAAAGCCCTCCGGCAAGGATGTTGCTCTGCACTGATCCAGGCCGGTCCACCAGAATGGTCTTTGCTGAAGTGAGCGCCGGCACAGTCCCAATGCCGGGCGCATCGATGGGATGGTTTTTCCACGCGCCAAAGTATTTTTTTGCCAGCTCGGTTGCCTGTGCAACCGTTATGTCACCGGACACGGCGAAAATGGCATTGTTGGGCGCATAGTATTTATCGTGAAAGCCTTTCAATATTTCCGGTGAGGCTTTCTTCAGAGAGTCGGACGTAGGCGACAGCACCGCTGCGGCAAATTCGCCATAGACCGCGCGGTTGAAACGTTCGCGCGCCAGAAAGGCAGCATTCGAGCGCATCTGAATCAGCCGTGCGCCTTCCCGCCGTTGATATTTCTGCAACTCGTCGGCGGGGAAGCTGGGATTAAGCACGATGTCGCTCATGATGTCCATCAGCTTGTCGGCCGATTGGCTCAGACCAGACGACGTGATGGTGGTCACGTTTGAGCCAAAAGCGGCATCAGCATTAAATGTGGCCCCCATCTCGTCCAGGTCAGTGGCGATCTGCGTGCTATTTCGTTTTGCGGTGCCATCGCGGAGCAACTCGGCAGTGAATGATGCGAGGCCGGGCATATCTTTCGGATCAGAGAGCGCGCCTGATTTGATCCACAGGCTGAAATAGACGGTTGGCAGGCGGTGCTGCTCAAGCACCATCATGGTGAGGCCGTTAGGCAGAGCTACTTCCACCGGGTGCGGCAACTTCACCTTTAAAATCTCATTGTTTACCGGCGCCTTATTGAGCCGCTGCACTTTGGAAGGCAACTGCTTGCTGTCGGGCCCCGGCCCTTGCGGCTGCTGTGCGAACAAACCAGCTGTAAACAGGAAAAGCGCGAAATTGAGTGTCAGTATTTTCTTCAGCATGGTTTTCTCCTTACCGCATTCCTGCCGCGCCGGAAACCGCACCACGGGCCTCAGGGACAGTGATCACAACAGCACGATGAGCGGACACCAGATACTTTTGCGCTGCCTGCTTTACCTGCTCGGCGGTGACAGCCGCCAGCTTCTCATATGCGCTATTGATCAGATTGGGTTCGTTGTACCAGACCGTCTGTGTGCCAATCAGGTTTGCCATCCCCAGAACTGAAGCGCGCGTCTGGATCGACTGCCGGAGGAAAATGGTGCGTACTTTCTGCATCTCCTGCGGTGTGGGGCCATCTTTCTTGATGGCTTCAATTTCATCGTCGATGGCTTTTTCCAGGTCCTCTACCTTCACACCGGGTCGCGGAAACCCGCCCACGTTGAACAGGCTGGGACCCCGCCTCGACTGAAAACCGGCATTGACGTTCAGCGCCAGTTGCTTCTCAGAAATCAGATGCTGGTAGAAGCGCGAGCTGCGGCCATCAGAAAGTAAGGCTGCAAGGACGCGCAGAATGTACGTGTCAGGCGTATTTCCCGGAGGAGCGAGGTATACGGCGCGGTACTGGGGAAGACGTGCCAGCGGATCGTTGAGCGTCTTGCGCCTTTCCTTGTCGTGCTCCGGCTCTTTCATATCGACGGCAGGCGGCGCCGGTTGCCGCGGAATGCTGCCGAAGTATTTCTTCACCTTCGCCAGCGTCTCTTTCGGATCAAGATCCCCGGTCAGCACCAACACCACGTTGTTCGGCGCGTAATAAATGCGGAAGAAGTCTTTTACGTCGTCCAGCGTAGCGGCGTTCAGGTCGTCCATGGAGCCGATTACCGAATGATGGTAGGCGAAATTGTCATACGCCATGGCTTCCAGCTCTTCAAACGATTTGCCATAAGGCTGGTTATCCACTCGCAGGCGGCGTTCTTCCTGCACGGCGTTGCGCTGGTTGTCCAGGTTCGCCTGGGTAATGTTCAGCGCCTTCATCCTGTCCGATTCCAAAAACAATGCCATGTCGAGCTGGTTCTTCGGTAGCTCTTCAAAATAGTTAGTCTGGTCGTTGTTGGTGCTGCCGTTGAGGGAGCCGCCGTAGTTCTGGACCAGCAGCATGTGCTCGCCTTTTCCGACATTGGCGGAGCCTTCAAACATCATGTGCTCGAATAGATGGGCGAATCCCGTGCGCCCCTGCTTTTCATTGCGCGAACCGGTATTGTAGGTGAGAGAGATGGCGATCACGGGGGCTGTGTGCTCGGGAACGATGATCACCCGCAAGCCATTATCAAGCGTGGTATCCGTGAATTCCACTTTGGGAAGTTTCGATTGCGCAAAAGTTGCCGTGGCCAGAGAGAGCAGCAACCCACACAGCAACGGCTTGATACGTGCACTTTTCACAAAACACCTCATTATTGGAATCAAAAAGAAGGACGCATCGGAAGACGCATAAGGTTCTGCGAAACCGGGCAGAAAATCAACTAAAAAATGTTCTTACCGTACGGCTGGGACGGAATGCATTCATGCTGGTCGGCATTGGGGACGCTAGTCTGGCCACGTGGGGAGATAAACGTTACGTCGCATGGTAAAATCCGCCCTGCGTTTACTGGAGAAATGAATGGGCATGCGAAAACTAGCCTTACTGATATGTTCGTGGATGTTGGTTGCGGGCATCTATGCCAACGCAACTGAACGCCAGAACAATGCGGACTACCATGCTCGTCGGGTAGCACTGGCCAAACAGATGGAAGGCGGCACTCTCGTCCTGTTTGCTCCCACTGAGGCTGAAGGCCCCAATAACCTTTACGGCTTTCGCCAGGACGATAACTTCTTTTATCTCACCGGATGGCTGGAACCCGGCGCGGCGCTGCTCATCAATTCCAATCCTTACGTCGAGATTCTTTTTCTGGCTGAGCACAACGTAACCCAGGAAAAATGGACTGGCCCCAAGCTCGGCCCGGAAAACCCTCAAGCGCCGCAGCAGACTGGCTTTGACAAGGTCGAGAGCCTGGACAAGATGCATGATGAGTTGCTCAAGCTTCTGCCTCAGCCTCGCGCAACTGTTTATTCCGATCTTGGCGCCAACGGCGCGACGACGGCCTCAACTGGCCCGCTGGAATGGCTGCGTCGCGGTAACTCATTCCCAAATTACGTTTCTTTCAAGGACGCCAAGCCGCTGATCGCCCGCCTGCGCACCGTTAAAGATGCCGGCGAGCTGAAGATGATTAGTCGGGCGTCAGACGCTTCAGTCGCCGCTCACCTTGCCGCATTGAAAGCTATTCATGCCGGCGTCAATGAACGTGAGATTTCCGCGCTGATGCAGTATGAATTTGGCAAGCGCGGCTGTGAGCGTCCTGCTTACGCGCCTATTGTTGGATCAGGGTTCTTCTCCACTGTTCTGCACTATTCCGCTGATGACCGCACCATGCAGGATGGAGACCTAGTTGTAATGGACGTAGGCGGCGAGTATTCGATGTACGCCACCGATATCACGCGGACAGCCCCTGTCAATGGCAAGTTCACCGCCCGCCAACGCGAGATTTACAACATTGTTCTGGCTTCGCAGGAAGCGGCGATGCAGGCGTTCCAGGCGGGAAAATCCAAGCTCCCCACCAGCCGCACCGATCCAGATTCACTGTACAAAATCGCTTTTGACTACATCAATACGCACGGCAAAGATCTTCATGGCGAGCCGCTGGGCAAATACTTCATCCACGGTCTGGGACACCACGTGGGGCTCAACGTCCATGATGCGAACGATCCTTCTATGCCGATTGACAAAGGCATGGTGTTCACGCTGGAGCCTGGTATCTATATTCCGGAAGAAAAGCTCGGCGTCCGCATTGAAGATATATTTGCCGTGGGCCAGGACGGCAAACTCATCATGCTCAGCCATGGCCTGCCGCGCACCGCCGACGAAGTTGAAAAAGCGATGGCGAAGTAAAGATAGGACTTGTGGACCGCAGGCGCCCCGCCTGCGGCTTGCAAAGACAACTCTACTTGATCGCAACCGCCAGCGTGTCATGGTGTTCGCGGATGAACCGACGCAGGTATGGGCCGATCTGGCTGGGAGCGTCAAATCCCGCGGCTTTCGCCGCTGCTTCCTGGTCTTTCGGTAAAGCGTCGGCGCTCTCAGCGTAATGTTTCAAGTCGCGGAACACGCCGATGGTGAAGATGTCCCACGCTGCTCCCTGATCGCGCACAAAGATGAAATTTTCCGCCTGCTTCAAGACTTTCGAATAGGCATTTTCCATCTCGCGCTCTTTATATAGTTCGGCAAATTTACCCGGCAGAGCTACAAACATCTCAACGTGAAAGAACGCCCCATCGGCAAAGGCCTTTCGCAGGTCGGCCAGGGGTGGTCCGTAGGCAAACAAGTCTTCCTGCCACGCAATCTGTTCTTTAAATTTGTCGTCGAGCTTTGCGGCCTGCTGCGCTTGCTGCCTCTTGGCGATTCGCGCCGGCTGGTAATACTCCGCGTAGCTGCCAACAGGGAAGAGCACCATCAGGTCCCAATGATCGCCCTGGCTGTGTCGCATCCATAGCGGTGCTTCGTCTCCGGCCTGTTTCAACTCTGCTGCGCGCGCTTTGTAGAGGTCGATCAGGTCCAGCAATCTTCCCGGCGCGGCCTGTACCAGCGTGACTTTATAGAGATAAGGATTGTCGGCAGCGCGTGCCGCTTGGGCAAGAAACGAGCATAGGACGAGCAGAAACACAGCTTGTTTGCGCATTCAGGGTAACTCTCTTTCATGGAATTGGAAAAATGCCGTCAGTGCCGCTGTGATCAGTGTCACAGCGTTTGCGCCATCTCCGCTGCGATGGTAACGTAAGAAGTTTGCATTGTGAATGTATTTCGGGGAGGAAGCATGGCGTCATCTTATAACGGGGTTCCACTGCCGGCAGGCGGCAGCCCCATTACTTACAGCGGCGGCAAGATGCAGGTTCCGGATAATCCAATCATCCCTTACATTGAAGGTGACGGCACGGGCCGCGACATATGGGCCGCATCTGTTCGTGTGTTCGATGGCGCTGTGGAGAAAGCTTACGGCGGCAAGCGCAAGATTCACTGGTATGAAATCTTTGCTGGTGAGAAGGCGTTTACTAAATTCAAAGATTGGCTGCCGCAAGGCTCGGTTGACGCGGCGCGTGATCTCCATGTTTCCATCAAAGGCCCGCTCACCACGCCTATTGGCGGTGGCATTCGTTCGCTGAACGTCGCCTTGCGGCAGATCATGGACCTTTATGCATGTATTCGTCCCGTACGCTATTACTCAGGCGTGCCTTCGCCGGTAAAGCATCCTGACCAGCTTAACGTGATCATCTTTCGCGAAAACACTGAAGATGTTTACGCGGGAATCGAATGGAAGCAGGGAACGCCTGAAGTAAAAAAGCTGATCGATTATCTCAACAACACCATGCTGGCCGGGACCAAAAAGCACATCCGCGAAGATTCCGGCATCGGCATCAAGCCGATTTCCATCTTCGGCACCAAGCGCCTAGTGCGCATGGCGATCCAGCACGCGGTCAAGAACAAGCGCCGTTCCGTGACTCTGGTACACAAAGGCAACATCCAGAAATTTACTGAGGGCGCATTCCGCGAGTGGGGTTATGAAGTAGCGCGCGACGAATTCCGCGACCTGATTGTCACAGAGCGCGAGAGCTGGATTCTGGATAACAAAGATAGGAATCCAAACCTGAGCATTGAGCAGAACGCCGCGATGGTCGAGCCCGGAATGGACTTTGCGCCTGCCAGTTTCAGGCAGGAAGTTGAGGCCGAAGTAAAGCATGTGCTCGATTCGCTCGCTAAATCGCACGGCAATGGCGAGTGGAAAAAGAAGATCATGGTCAATGACCGCATTGCTGACTCGATCTTCCAGCAGGTCATCATCCGTCCGGCGGAGTATGACATTCTGGCGACGCCCAACCTGAATGGCGACTATATCTCTGACGCCTGTGCGGCTCAGGTCGGCGGGCTGGGAATCGCCCCGGGAGCCAACGTAGGCGATCAGCACGCTGTTTTTGAAGCCACACACGGTACGGCGCCAAAGTATGCAGATAAAGACGTGATCAATCCGGGATCAGTGATTCTTTCCGGCGTAATGATGCTCGATTACCTTGGCTGGTCAGAAGCCGCGCGCATGATTGAAACCTCTCTGGAAGCAACGATCCAACAGAAGTTCGTCACGTATGACTTTGAGCGTCTGATGCCAGGCTCCACCAAGGTAAAAACCAGCGAGTTTGCCAAGCACATGGTTGAAAACATGGTTGACCGGCGCAAGAAAACAGCAGTGTAGATTTCATAAAAATTCAGGAAGGAATTGGAATGCGCAAAAAAGTGACGATTGTAGGTGGAGGAAACGTGGGCGCGACGTGCGCTCACTGGGTGGCGTCAAAAGAGCTGGCCAATGTTGTTTTGATTGACGTGCTGGAAGGCGTGCCTCAGGGCAAAGGTCTGGACCTGCTGGAAGCGATGCCGATTGAGAAACGCGATTCTTACGTGATGGGCACGAACGATTATGCCGACACTGCGAACTCTGACATTGTGGTGATCACCGCTGGAATCGCTCGCAAGCCGGGCATGAGCCGCGACGACCTGCTCAACACGAACTACAAGATCATGCAGGACGTGATCGCCAAAGTTGTTGCCAACTCGCCCAACTGCATCCTGATCGTGGTTTCCAACCCGCTGGATGCGATGTCACAGGCGGCATTCAAGCTGAGCAAGTTTTCCCGCAATCGCGTCATCGGAATGGCGGGCGTGCTGGATTCAGCGCGCTTCCGCACTTTTATCGCACAAGAACTGAACGTAAGCGTGGAGAACGTGACGGCGTTTGTGCTCGGCGGTCATGGTGACACTATGGTGCCGCTGGCGCGATACTCCACCGTTGCCGGTATCCCGATCACGGAATTGATCCCCAAAGACCGGCTTGACGCCATCATCCAGCGCACGCGCGACGGCGGCGCGGAGATCGTGAAATATTTGAAGACTGGCAGCGCTTATTACGCTCCATCCGCTGCGGCCACGGAGATGGTTGAAGCCATTCTCAAGGACAAGAAA from Terriglobia bacterium encodes:
- a CDS encoding CoA transferase; the encoded protein is MTTSDNTTLLQGVKIVSLALNVPGPVTAARLTKLGAEVTKVEPPTGDATKIAAPALYESLCQGQTVLRLDLKSPEGRAELDDLLAKADLLLASFRPSALQRLRLDWESLHARHPKLCFVGIIGYPAPHQERTGHDLTYQCDLGLVRPPQMPPTLFIDLAGAERAVSMALALLNRSARKGEAGCAWVSLHECARDLAMPLKAGLTTSNGLLGGAYPLYGFYRTNDGWIAVAALEPHFAQKLLSELGLKKADRTALERIFLQRKAASWEKWAAELDLPLVAVREAG
- a CDS encoding insulinase family protein, encoding MKSARIKPLLCGLLLSLATATFAQSKLPKVEFTDTTLDNGLRVIIVPEHTAPVIAISLTYNTGSRNEKQGRTGFAHLFEHMMFEGSANVGKGEHMLLVQNYGGSLNGSTNNDQTNYFEELPKNQLDMALFLESDRMKALNITQANLDNQRNAVQEERRLRVDNQPYGKSFEELEAMAYDNFAYHHSVIGSMDDLNAATLDDVKDFFRIYYAPNNVVLVLTGDLDPKETLAKVKKYFGSIPRQPAPPAVDMKEPEHDKERRKTLNDPLARLPQYRAVYLAPPGNTPDTYILRVLAALLSDGRSSRFYQHLISEKQLALNVNAGFQSRRGPSLFNVGGFPRPGVKVEDLEKAIDDEIEAIKKDGPTPQEMQKVRTIFLRQSIQTRASVLGMANLIGTQTVWYNEPNLINSAYEKLAAVTAEQVKQAAQKYLVSAHRAVVITVPEARGAVSGAAGMR
- a CDS encoding insulinase family protein yields the protein MLKKILTLNFALFLFTAGLFAQQPQGPGPDSKQLPSKVQRLNKAPVNNEILKVKLPHPVEVALPNGLTMMVLEQHRLPTVYFSLWIKSGALSDPKDMPGLASFTAELLRDGTAKRNSTQIATDLDEMGATFNADAAFGSNVTTITSSGLSQSADKLMDIMSDIVLNPSFPADELQKYQRREGARLIQMRSNAAFLARERFNRAVYGEFAAAVLSPTSDSLKKASPEILKGFHDKYYAPNNAIFAVSGDITVAQATELAKKYFGAWKNHPIDAPGIGTVPALTSAKTILVDRPGSVQSNILAGGLSLKRSDPDYIPLVVMNRILGGGAAARLFSNLREEKGYTYGAYSRVSSDLYPGSFVANTEVRNAVTDGSLHELMYEFKRLRDEKVPQGELEESKRSIISSFALSLENPAGIVNSWMAVKYYGLSKDYWDHYSDELAKVDADTVQRMARKYVDLDHLQVVVVGDAKQVRDAVAKYGTVEVYDAEGKPVEAKPAEAKQDAAPGTK
- the mdh gene encoding malate dehydrogenase, translated to MRKKVTIVGGGNVGATCAHWVASKELANVVLIDVLEGVPQGKGLDLLEAMPIEKRDSYVMGTNDYADTANSDIVVITAGIARKPGMSRDDLLNTNYKIMQDVIAKVVANSPNCILIVVSNPLDAMSQAAFKLSKFSRNRVIGMAGVLDSARFRTFIAQELNVSVENVTAFVLGGHGDTMVPLARYSTVAGIPITELIPKDRLDAIIQRTRDGGAEIVKYLKTGSAYYAPSAAATEMVEAILKDKKKILPCAVHLEGEYGIKGLFVGVPCKLGANGLEQIIEIKLTAEEQAALQKSADSVTELVKVIGV
- a CDS encoding Xaa-Pro peptidase family protein, which codes for MRKLALLICSWMLVAGIYANATERQNNADYHARRVALAKQMEGGTLVLFAPTEAEGPNNLYGFRQDDNFFYLTGWLEPGAALLINSNPYVEILFLAEHNVTQEKWTGPKLGPENPQAPQQTGFDKVESLDKMHDELLKLLPQPRATVYSDLGANGATTASTGPLEWLRRGNSFPNYVSFKDAKPLIARLRTVKDAGELKMISRASDASVAAHLAALKAIHAGVNEREISALMQYEFGKRGCERPAYAPIVGSGFFSTVLHYSADDRTMQDGDLVVMDVGGEYSMYATDITRTAPVNGKFTARQREIYNIVLASQEAAMQAFQAGKSKLPTSRTDPDSLYKIAFDYINTHGKDLHGEPLGKYFIHGLGHHVGLNVHDANDPSMPIDKGMVFTLEPGIYIPEEKLGVRIEDIFAVGQDGKLIMLSHGLPRTADEVEKAMAK
- a CDS encoding SDR family oxidoreductase, with the translated sequence MFEKNLLAGKRILVTGGATGLGKSMGKRFLELGASLYICGRREDVLTEAADELSKATGGTVKTFSCDVRDNQRVNAMIDEIWQDGPLDALVNNAAGNFLCRTEELSIGAFEAVIGIVLMGTLHCTMACGKRWIKEKRKASVLSITTTYAQWGSPYVVPSSVAKAGVLNMTRSLAVEWGKYGIRFNAIAPGPVPTEGAFSRLMPVKSLEEIAKKKNPLGRFGTHEELADLAAFVLSDRSGYVNGEQIVMDGGEQLKGASEFGHMGDMLTEEQWQMMKPKKKG
- a CDS encoding NADP-dependent isocitrate dehydrogenase, which produces MASSYNGVPLPAGGSPITYSGGKMQVPDNPIIPYIEGDGTGRDIWAASVRVFDGAVEKAYGGKRKIHWYEIFAGEKAFTKFKDWLPQGSVDAARDLHVSIKGPLTTPIGGGIRSLNVALRQIMDLYACIRPVRYYSGVPSPVKHPDQLNVIIFRENTEDVYAGIEWKQGTPEVKKLIDYLNNTMLAGTKKHIREDSGIGIKPISIFGTKRLVRMAIQHAVKNKRRSVTLVHKGNIQKFTEGAFREWGYEVARDEFRDLIVTERESWILDNKDRNPNLSIEQNAAMVEPGMDFAPASFRQEVEAEVKHVLDSLAKSHGNGEWKKKIMVNDRIADSIFQQVIIRPAEYDILATPNLNGDYISDACAAQVGGLGIAPGANVGDQHAVFEATHGTAPKYADKDVINPGSVILSGVMMLDYLGWSEAARMIETSLEATIQQKFVTYDFERLMPGSTKVKTSEFAKHMVENMVDRRKKTAV